From a region of the Bermanella marisrubri genome:
- the ccoS gene encoding cbb3-type cytochrome oxidase assembly protein CcoS, translating into MEIIFITVPVTLVFIAVAAGIFFWASKKGQFDDLDSPAHRILFDEDQGPNKKDKNASEKELSESAEQDKDSSQTK; encoded by the coding sequence ATGGAAATAATTTTTATAACGGTCCCTGTGACACTTGTTTTCATCGCGGTGGCCGCAGGCATATTCTTTTGGGCTAGTAAAAAAGGCCAATTTGATGACCTTGACAGTCCTGCCCACCGAATTCTCTTTGATGAAGATCAGGGCCCCAATAAAAAGGACAAAAACGCATCGGAGAAAGAACTATCCGAAAGCGCTGAGCAAGACAAAGATTCCTCTCAAACCAAATAA
- a CDS encoding sulfite exporter TauE/SafE family protein produces MNEPLTFLTAWLLGLMGSVHCMGMCGGIVGALSMNGPKPTLQLGYHIGRILTYGALGFAAGIIGLWLSESHSNVGLVLRTISGILLILMGFYLAGQTQMLAWIERAGSGLWRRLQPLSKGLIPTHSLKQAIPLGMVWGFLPCGLVYSTLSWALVAADPVKSASLMMVFGLGNLPALFSFALLTQQLTKLKSKTWVKLMSGTFVVGFGVWTLYATWSTQI; encoded by the coding sequence ATGAATGAACCCCTTACATTCCTGACCGCTTGGCTTTTAGGTCTCATGGGTAGCGTCCACTGTATGGGCATGTGCGGCGGCATCGTTGGCGCACTTTCCATGAATGGACCCAAGCCAACACTGCAGCTGGGGTACCATATAGGGAGAATCTTGACCTATGGCGCTTTAGGTTTTGCAGCAGGCATCATTGGACTGTGGTTAAGTGAAAGCCACAGTAATGTCGGCCTAGTTTTACGAACCATATCTGGGATCTTATTAATCTTGATGGGGTTTTATCTAGCAGGACAAACTCAAATGCTTGCGTGGATCGAGCGTGCCGGCAGCGGCCTTTGGCGACGACTACAACCTCTCAGCAAAGGCCTTATCCCTACACACTCATTAAAGCAAGCCATTCCACTCGGTATGGTTTGGGGTTTCCTGCCTTGTGGTTTAGTCTACAGTACTCTGAGTTGGGCTTTAGTAGCCGCTGATCCAGTCAAAAGTGCGAGCTTAATGATGGTATTTGGCTTAGGTAATTTACCCGCCCTCTTTAGCTTTGCCCTGTTAACTCAACAGCTTACAAAGTTGAAGTCAAAGACATGGGTCAAGTTAATGTCTGGTACTTTTGTGGTAGGATTTGGAGTGTGGACACTCTATGCCACATGGTCGACTCAAATCTAA
- the fnr gene encoding fumarate/nitrate reduction transcriptional regulator Fnr: MAVDKNIISLAKSGAGKPHCSTCSLSSLCLPIALDNEDLDALDEIIKRGRPLQKGETLFKQGDDFKAVYAIRTGAIKSYTVAPSGEEQITGFHLASEIVGLSGYSEESYPLTAKALETTTVCELPLDKLDSLCDEIPGLRRQMMRNMSGEIRQDQQMMLQLSKKTADERLAYFLLDLSSRFERRGFSPKTFRLSMSRVDISNYLGLAVETVSRIFTRMQKSELISTEGKEVTLLDIHGLNKLAGNPDIKASCEHSI; the protein is encoded by the coding sequence ATGGCAGTTGATAAAAACATTATTTCCCTGGCAAAAAGCGGTGCTGGTAAACCCCACTGCAGTACATGCAGTCTAAGCTCGCTTTGCCTACCGATTGCTCTAGATAACGAAGATCTTGATGCACTAGACGAGATCATCAAACGTGGTCGTCCGCTGCAAAAAGGCGAAACTCTGTTTAAACAAGGCGACGATTTCAAAGCGGTATACGCCATTCGTACAGGGGCAATTAAGAGCTACACCGTTGCGCCCAGTGGTGAAGAGCAGATCACAGGCTTTCATCTAGCCAGTGAAATCGTGGGCCTATCTGGCTATAGCGAAGAAAGCTACCCGCTGACAGCAAAAGCCTTGGAAACCACGACTGTTTGTGAACTGCCTTTAGACAAGTTAGACAGCCTTTGTGACGAAATTCCAGGGTTACGTCGCCAAATGATGCGTAATATGAGTGGCGAAATTCGTCAGGATCAGCAAATGATGCTGCAATTATCGAAAAAAACCGCTGACGAACGCCTAGCTTATTTTCTACTGGATCTAAGTAGCCGTTTCGAGCGCCGTGGTTTTTCACCCAAGACCTTCCGACTCTCAATGTCTCGTGTGGATATCAGTAACTATTTAGGTCTTGCAGTAGAAACTGTCAGCCGCATATTTACCCGTATGCAAAAGAGCGAGCTCATTAGTACGGAAGGTAAAGAAGTCACACTCTTGGACATTCATGGCCTTAATAAGCTTGCCGGCAATCCTGATATTAAAGCGTCCTGTGAACATAGCATCTGA
- the ttcA gene encoding tRNA 2-thiocytidine(32) synthetase TtcA, with translation MVQFVDASATALNAETSPAEKKQKTEFNKLQKRLRREVGRAIADFNMIEDGDRIMVCLSGGKDSYTMLDILQNLQKSAPVSFELVAVNLDQKQPGFPEHVLPEYLDSLDIEYYIVNRDTYSVVKEKVPEGRTTCGLCSRLRRGTLYGFAEDIGANKVALGHHRDDIVETMFLNMFYGARLAAMPPKLLSDDKRNIVIRPMAYCKESDIAAFSEYKQFPIIPCNLCGSQENLQRQNIKAMLEQWDKEHPGRIQQIFNSMQNIAPSQMADKQLFDFENLQIDRSSERDDQGFGDGQVIEGVGDFAEAPPRLRPDNLIDTLNVN, from the coding sequence ATGGTCCAATTTGTTGATGCTAGCGCCACTGCCTTAAATGCAGAAACGTCGCCGGCGGAAAAAAAGCAAAAAACCGAATTCAATAAACTGCAAAAACGCTTGCGCCGTGAAGTTGGCCGAGCTATTGCAGACTTCAATATGATCGAAGACGGTGACCGTATCATGGTGTGCCTATCCGGCGGTAAAGACAGCTACACCATGCTTGATATCCTGCAGAATTTGCAGAAAAGCGCCCCAGTTTCGTTCGAATTAGTCGCGGTCAACCTTGACCAAAAACAACCCGGCTTTCCAGAACATGTTCTACCTGAATACCTAGACTCATTGGATATCGAATACTACATCGTCAACCGAGATACCTACTCTGTCGTAAAAGAAAAGGTACCCGAAGGTCGTACTACATGCGGTTTATGTTCACGTTTGAGACGTGGCACCTTATATGGCTTTGCTGAGGATATCGGTGCGAATAAAGTCGCTTTGGGTCACCATCGTGACGACATCGTAGAAACCATGTTTCTCAATATGTTTTATGGTGCTCGTCTAGCCGCTATGCCGCCAAAACTGCTGTCTGACGATAAACGCAACATCGTCATTCGACCTATGGCTTATTGTAAAGAATCGGACATTGCGGCCTTCTCAGAATATAAACAATTTCCAATTATTCCGTGCAACCTTTGTGGCTCCCAAGAAAACCTACAGCGACAGAATATTAAAGCCATGCTGGAACAATGGGACAAGGAGCATCCTGGTCGAATTCAACAAATTTTTAATTCGATGCAAAACATTGCACCATCACAAATGGCCGATAAACAACTGTTTGACTTTGAAAATTTACAAATCGATCGATCAAGTGAACGAGACGATCAAGGATTTGGCGATGGGCAAGTGATAGAGGGAGTGGGGGATTTTGCTGAAGCTCCCCCGCGTCTACGACCAGACAACCTGATCGACACTCTAAACGTTAACTAG
- the greB gene encoding transcription elongation factor GreB: MSKADLITPEGEQTLKDELDYLWRTERPKVTQQVKDAAALGDRSENAEYIYGKKRLREIDRRVRFLSKRLEKLTVVRDKPADQTKVFFSAWIQIENEQGQVHIYRIVGPDEIDHRPEYISINSPVAKALLGKQAGDDVAVQTPKGLSELYLDKVSYSSFSEGC; this comes from the coding sequence ATGAGCAAAGCCGATTTAATTACCCCAGAAGGGGAGCAAACCTTAAAAGACGAACTCGACTATTTATGGAGGACTGAGCGTCCTAAAGTCACCCAGCAAGTGAAAGACGCTGCAGCCCTCGGCGACCGTTCTGAAAACGCAGAGTACATATATGGTAAGAAACGATTACGTGAAATAGATCGACGTGTTCGGTTTTTGAGCAAGCGTTTAGAAAAATTGACGGTTGTGCGAGACAAGCCAGCTGATCAGACCAAGGTCTTTTTCTCAGCTTGGATTCAGATCGAAAACGAGCAAGGGCAAGTTCATATTTATCGTATAGTTGGTCCTGATGAAATCGATCATCGTCCCGAGTACATCAGCATCAATAGCCCAGTGGCAAAAGCCTTGTTAGGCAAACAAGCAGGCGATGATGTTGCTGTGCAAACACCTAAGGGTTTAAGTGAGCTGTATTTAGACAAGGTAAGTTATTCAAGTTTCTCGGAGGGTTGCTAA
- a CDS encoding prenyltransferase, translating into MDHILLPWHDPQTQRALDSGVFDQSDGWVAIQSNSEGISFKRITDPKPSLLWRIFKAMRVISLTATFMPALATVLLLILLDVPINWGNTISSILALLLLQVAVNIFNDVADYKKLIDLPDSLGGSGVIQQAWLTSRQMSYLAWSSLFLSGLFALPAIMYAPVPVLICALVAFFGVLGYSGWPFYFKYKGLGDVVVWLLCGPLLVFGMSSAVSGVFWEPVLFVGFYFGFAATAILNANNMNDMKIDLASGATTLAIKLGFTNARLLQIIYYLGVVLSSCALAWFFGPWLLLPLIATPLVALQCKKLYSVHTGCDDSLKDIRFDAAKTHLLLGILLCIAISISVWLS; encoded by the coding sequence ATGGATCATATTCTTTTACCCTGGCATGACCCGCAAACTCAAAGGGCTCTAGATAGTGGCGTATTCGACCAAAGCGATGGTTGGGTAGCCATTCAGAGTAATAGTGAAGGAATAAGTTTTAAGCGCATCACTGATCCTAAGCCTAGTCTTTTATGGCGCATATTTAAAGCAATGCGCGTAATTAGTCTTACTGCGACTTTTATGCCTGCACTGGCAACGGTTTTACTGTTAATCCTATTAGATGTGCCTATCAATTGGGGTAATACCATTTCATCGATATTGGCTTTGCTGCTTCTTCAGGTGGCTGTAAACATATTTAATGATGTTGCCGATTACAAAAAATTGATCGATCTTCCCGATTCATTAGGCGGTAGTGGTGTCATACAGCAAGCATGGCTTACATCGCGGCAGATGTCGTACTTGGCATGGTCGTCATTGTTTTTATCAGGTTTGTTTGCGTTGCCCGCGATAATGTATGCTCCTGTACCAGTTTTGATTTGCGCACTTGTCGCTTTCTTTGGGGTGTTGGGATACAGCGGGTGGCCGTTTTATTTTAAGTATAAAGGGCTGGGTGATGTCGTGGTTTGGTTACTTTGTGGTCCGCTTTTGGTCTTCGGCATGAGTAGTGCCGTTAGTGGGGTATTTTGGGAGCCCGTTTTGTTTGTGGGATTTTACTTTGGTTTTGCTGCCACAGCGATATTAAATGCAAATAATATGAATGATATGAAAATTGATTTGGCAAGTGGCGCCACGACTCTTGCGATTAAATTAGGGTTCACCAATGCGAGGTTGCTTCAAATTATTTATTACCTGGGTGTAGTACTATCTAGCTGCGCACTTGCTTGGTTTTTTGGACCTTGGCTATTATTACCGCTAATCGCAACGCCCTTGGTCGCACTCCAGTGTAAAAAGCTATACTCCGTACACACCGGTTGTGATGACTCGCTTAAAGATATTCGTTTTGATGCTGCTAAAACGCATTTATTACTTGGAATCTTGTTGTGCATAGCTATTTCGATAAGTGTTTGGTTATCATAG
- a CDS encoding DNA-J related domain-containing protein — protein MFNFDISQELEQYLQKNSPCKEYEIIMYLCSQGRFPRSCLQEPLGLFRSHFLVFNALYRLQIHHAEKYEIDISPLHIELKPRGSLKNGESFNAVKSHDPLRLFYLDIDRLNQTDEVEVCRLLDEFWIKYKHYQQNDDASWAFEVLELDPKKDEIDRKTIKQQYRRLAMKHHPDRGGDGVMLRKINEAVECLNFYYY, from the coding sequence ATGTTTAACTTTGATATAAGCCAAGAGCTAGAGCAATACTTACAAAAAAACAGCCCGTGTAAAGAGTATGAGATCATCATGTACCTTTGCTCCCAAGGCCGATTTCCCCGCTCTTGTTTGCAGGAGCCATTAGGTCTCTTCCGTAGCCACTTTTTGGTTTTTAATGCACTCTATCGATTACAAATCCATCACGCTGAAAAGTATGAAATAGATATTAGCCCCCTGCATATCGAATTAAAACCAAGAGGCTCTCTAAAAAATGGGGAATCATTTAACGCAGTTAAAAGCCATGACCCGTTGCGTTTATTTTATTTAGACATTGACCGGCTGAATCAAACAGATGAAGTGGAGGTCTGCCGTCTATTGGATGAATTTTGGATCAAATACAAGCATTACCAGCAGAATGATGATGCATCTTGGGCATTTGAAGTATTGGAGCTTGATCCTAAGAAGGATGAAATTGACAGAAAAACCATTAAACAGCAATATCGTCGTCTTGCAATGAAACACCACCCAGATCGCGGCGGTGATGGCGTTATGCTCAGAAAAATAAATGAGGCGGTTGAATGTTTAAATTTTTATTACTACTAA
- a CDS encoding polysaccharide deacetylase family protein, which yields MFKFLLLLITLSFTFVVHGKTGYDHAVILQYHHVSNSTPPITSVTAEQLEQHLNLIQKEGFQVLPLPQVIETLQQGNTFDKPTAVITFDDAYESIYTAGFPLLKEYQYPFTIFISPKPVEDGFTDMLSWGQLKEMQAYGATMANHSYQHDHLAFRLEGESDQEWLERIRKDTEQAQASLEHHLGSLKKYMAYPYGEFDEQLKSLMKEMGYIAFGQQSGPIHQTSEYLALPRFPASGIYANTKTLKTKLNSRAFHLIEELPKAQVRSAGDAVPELILKVKDNGFRHKQVQCFFSGNPVETKTSKDEHDIVVIQAKAKASLSKGRSRYNCTAPSEDGSNYFWHSKAFVAQ from the coding sequence ATGTTTAAATTTTTATTACTACTAATCACCCTATCATTCACATTTGTCGTTCACGGCAAAACCGGATACGATCATGCTGTTATATTGCAATACCATCATGTTTCAAACAGCACGCCACCCATCACAAGCGTAACCGCAGAACAATTAGAGCAGCACTTAAACCTAATTCAAAAAGAAGGTTTTCAGGTCTTACCGCTTCCGCAAGTCATCGAAACGCTACAGCAAGGTAATACGTTTGATAAACCCACTGCGGTCATCACTTTTGATGATGCCTACGAATCAATTTATACCGCTGGTTTCCCCCTGCTAAAAGAATATCAGTATCCTTTCACCATTTTTATTTCACCGAAACCGGTGGAAGATGGCTTTACAGATATGTTGAGCTGGGGACAGCTCAAAGAGATGCAAGCGTATGGTGCTACGATGGCTAATCATAGTTATCAGCATGATCACCTTGCTTTCCGGTTAGAGGGTGAGAGCGACCAAGAATGGCTTGAACGCATTCGTAAAGATACCGAACAAGCACAAGCCAGTCTTGAACATCACCTTGGCTCTCTCAAAAAATACATGGCATACCCTTATGGTGAATTTGACGAGCAGTTAAAATCACTCATGAAGGAAATGGGCTACATTGCATTCGGCCAACAATCTGGCCCCATTCATCAAACCAGTGAATATTTGGCTTTACCACGTTTCCCTGCTTCTGGGATCTATGCCAATACCAAAACACTGAAAACCAAATTGAATAGCCGTGCCTTTCATTTAATTGAAGAGTTACCCAAAGCCCAAGTACGCAGTGCCGGTGATGCTGTTCCAGAATTAATTTTAAAAGTGAAAGACAACGGCTTTCGTCACAAACAAGTACAGTGCTTCTTTTCTGGCAATCCTGTGGAGACTAAAACGAGTAAAGACGAACATGATATTGTGGTGATTCAAGCTAAAGCCAAGGCAAGTCTAAGCAAAGGGCGCAGTCGATATAACTGTACCGCCCCCAGCGAAGACGGTAGCAATTATTTTTGGCACTCTAAGGCGTTTGTGGCTCAATAA
- a CDS encoding SMP-30/gluconolactonase/LRE family protein has product MKKLFILSSLIIVAVYLLAWPVEIEPVAWKAPDNPGYTGSFTKNQALSQIHRLELNGEIGPEDVAIDASGMPVFGVLGGDIMRLNSNGEYESLVNTGGRPLGIEYDTQGNLWIADAYIGLLKLTPEGNLETVLTHVGDSPIRYADDLDITASGKVYLSDASTKFHAKHYGTYAASLLDINEHGGHGRVIEYDTNTKQAMVILDGLNFANGVAVSHDEEWVLVNETAKYRVLKIGIAEHNRQHQQVVIDNLPSFPDNINPGSNSLYWVGLVSPRSAPLDALSEYPYLRKVVQRLPAFMRPKAKHYGHLIAINDQGKVVHDLQDPLGMYGHVTGAAEAGEVLYVSSLHETALGKTVNLNQSKQTLIEPQTP; this is encoded by the coding sequence ATGAAAAAACTTTTTATCTTGTCTTCGCTTATTATCGTTGCAGTGTATCTATTGGCATGGCCTGTAGAGATTGAACCAGTGGCATGGAAAGCCCCTGATAATCCGGGTTACACAGGTTCTTTTACTAAAAACCAAGCGTTAAGCCAAATCCATAGACTTGAGCTAAATGGCGAAATCGGACCAGAGGATGTGGCAATCGATGCATCCGGTATGCCTGTGTTCGGCGTACTAGGCGGCGACATCATGCGTTTAAATAGCAATGGAGAATACGAGAGTCTGGTAAATACGGGTGGCCGACCTTTGGGTATTGAGTACGATACACAAGGAAATCTCTGGATAGCGGATGCTTATATAGGTTTATTAAAACTTACTCCAGAGGGCAATTTGGAAACGGTTCTGACACACGTGGGTGATAGTCCCATTCGCTACGCGGACGACTTAGATATCACCGCATCTGGTAAAGTTTATTTGTCTGATGCGTCGACAAAATTCCATGCCAAACATTACGGTACTTATGCCGCAAGTCTTCTAGATATAAACGAGCATGGTGGACATGGGCGCGTTATCGAATACGATACTAATACTAAGCAAGCAATGGTCATTCTTGATGGCTTAAATTTCGCAAATGGTGTTGCCGTGAGCCATGACGAAGAGTGGGTGTTGGTGAACGAAACCGCTAAATATCGCGTGCTAAAAATAGGTATTGCTGAGCATAATCGCCAGCATCAACAAGTGGTCATTGATAACCTACCAAGCTTTCCAGACAACATTAATCCAGGTAGCAATAGTTTATATTGGGTAGGGCTCGTAAGCCCACGTAGCGCGCCGTTAGATGCGCTTAGCGAATACCCCTATTTACGTAAAGTAGTGCAGCGATTACCGGCTTTCATGAGACCGAAAGCAAAGCACTATGGTCATTTGATTGCTATTAATGACCAAGGAAAAGTCGTACATGATTTACAAGACCCACTTGGCATGTATGGCCATGTGACTGGCGCTGCAGAAGCGGGTGAAGTACTTTACGTCAGTAGCTTGCATGAAACCGCACTGGGTAAAACGGTTAATTTAAATCAGTCAAAGCAAACGCTTATTGAGCCACAAACGCCTTAG
- a CDS encoding SDR family oxidoreductase: MSTELFNLSGKVALVTGASRGIGESIAKLLAEQGAHVIVSSRKIEGCQAVVDQITEAGFSAEAIPCHIGELEQIASLFAEIKEKHGKLDVLVNNAATNPFFGHILDTDLMAYQKTVDVNIRGYFFMCVEGGKLMKANGGGSIINVASVNGVIPGSLQGIYSITKGSVITMTKSFAKECAQLGIRVNALLPGATDTKFAATLVKNPQILEKALEHIPMNRVAEPDEMAGTVLYLASDASSYTTGACINVDGGYLIG; this comes from the coding sequence ATGAGTACAGAATTATTTAATCTTTCAGGAAAAGTCGCACTGGTTACTGGCGCAAGTCGCGGCATCGGCGAAAGCATTGCAAAGCTCCTAGCAGAGCAGGGCGCGCATGTTATTGTTTCAAGTCGTAAGATTGAAGGTTGCCAAGCGGTTGTCGATCAAATAACGGAAGCGGGCTTTAGTGCCGAGGCTATTCCTTGTCACATTGGTGAGCTAGAACAGATCGCATCCTTATTCGCCGAGATCAAAGAGAAACATGGAAAGCTAGATGTACTGGTGAACAATGCAGCAACCAATCCTTTCTTCGGCCACATTTTAGATACCGACTTAATGGCTTATCAAAAAACTGTGGATGTTAATATTCGCGGTTACTTCTTCATGTGTGTAGAAGGTGGTAAATTAATGAAAGCCAATGGTGGTGGTTCAATCATTAATGTGGCTTCTGTCAATGGTGTGATTCCTGGGTCACTGCAGGGTATCTACAGCATCACCAAAGGTTCGGTCATTACCATGACCAAATCCTTCGCCAAAGAGTGTGCGCAATTAGGTATTCGTGTTAACGCACTTTTACCAGGTGCAACCGATACCAAGTTCGCAGCTACTTTGGTTAAAAACCCTCAGATTCTAGAGAAAGCCCTTGAGCATATTCCTATGAATCGTGTTGCGGAGCCTGACGAAATGGCTGGCACCGTTCTTTATTTAGCCAGTGACGCCTCGAGTTATACCACTGGCGCTTGCATCAATGTCGATGGCGGTTATCTCATCGGATAA
- a CDS encoding histidine phosphatase family protein, whose amino-acid sequence MADIYFVRHGQASFGKVNYDALSELGHDQARIAGEYLAKVCEPDVAFHGSLVRQQQTFSEIGKSFPDLRATENRGLNEFNHENVLAVHYPEFLDREAFAAHIVKQDDPKKYFHRLYQRSVKQWLANEGDYEESFDQFKQRVTQSLRDIQQQTPAGGCALAVSSAGPIALCLQDALGISIEQVFALNEVMANSAITRVMFNQSGKISLSFYNNYQHLVYADSQVTYR is encoded by the coding sequence ATGGCGGACATTTATTTTGTGCGTCATGGTCAGGCCAGCTTCGGTAAAGTCAATTACGATGCACTGTCGGAGCTAGGACATGATCAAGCACGTATTGCTGGTGAGTATTTGGCAAAAGTGTGTGAGCCAGATGTCGCCTTTCATGGTAGTTTAGTGCGTCAGCAGCAAACGTTTTCGGAGATAGGCAAGAGTTTTCCTGACTTGCGCGCGACTGAGAATAGAGGATTGAACGAGTTTAATCACGAAAATGTATTAGCGGTTCATTACCCAGAGTTTTTGGATCGCGAAGCATTCGCCGCCCACATCGTAAAACAAGATGATCCTAAAAAGTATTTTCATCGTCTTTATCAGCGCTCTGTTAAACAGTGGCTGGCTAATGAAGGCGATTACGAAGAAAGCTTTGATCAATTTAAGCAGCGTGTAACGCAATCGTTGCGGGACATTCAACAGCAAACACCTGCTGGCGGATGTGCTTTGGCGGTCAGTTCAGCAGGCCCCATTGCATTGTGTTTGCAAGATGCTTTAGGCATTTCCATTGAACAAGTTTTCGCTTTAAATGAAGTCATGGCTAATAGTGCGATTACACGAGTTATGTTTAATCAAAGTGGAAAAATCAGCCTGTCTTTTTATAACAATTATCAACATTTAGTCTATGCCGATAGCCAAGTCACCTATCGCTAA
- a CDS encoding phosphotransferase family protein, which yields MSLIDQAGNIREGEELDSQVIESYFKQHIDGLEGQPSITQFPGGASNLTYQVNFGERALILRRPPFGRIAKGAHDMLREARIMQALKPVYPYVPDILAICDDHEVLGCDFYVMEKLTGIIPRQNMPKELDLSPEKTRQLCLSVVDKLIELHQVSITGTELEKLGKGDGYVARQINGWSDRYTKAKTDDATGFEEVMQWLKANMPEDCGQVLIHNDFRFDNVVLNPDNPNEVIGVLDWEMATVGDPLMDLGNSLAYWVQVDDDAQFQMMRRQPTHIPGMLTRDEVVDYYLEKTGRNVESFVFYEVYGLFRLAVIIQQIYYRYFHGQTKDKRFAGFVHAAKYLEARCLAKIKAA from the coding sequence ATGTCTTTAATTGATCAGGCAGGAAATATTCGAGAAGGCGAAGAGCTGGATTCTCAAGTGATTGAATCCTACTTCAAGCAGCATATTGATGGACTTGAAGGTCAGCCTAGCATTACTCAGTTTCCAGGTGGCGCGAGTAACCTAACCTATCAAGTGAATTTCGGTGAGAGAGCACTTATTTTGCGACGCCCCCCATTTGGGCGCATTGCAAAAGGTGCCCATGATATGTTGCGAGAAGCGCGCATTATGCAGGCGCTTAAGCCTGTCTATCCTTACGTGCCAGATATTCTTGCCATTTGTGATGATCATGAGGTACTCGGTTGTGATTTTTACGTGATGGAAAAACTGACCGGGATTATTCCAAGACAAAACATGCCTAAGGAACTGGATTTGTCGCCGGAGAAAACTCGTCAGCTATGTCTAAGTGTTGTCGACAAACTAATTGAACTGCATCAAGTCAGTATTACCGGCACCGAGCTAGAAAAGCTTGGAAAGGGAGATGGCTATGTTGCAAGGCAAATTAACGGCTGGAGCGATCGCTATACAAAAGCCAAAACCGATGACGCGACAGGTTTTGAAGAAGTGATGCAGTGGTTAAAAGCTAATATGCCTGAAGACTGCGGCCAAGTTTTAATTCATAACGATTTCCGTTTTGATAATGTGGTGTTAAACCCAGATAACCCGAACGAAGTGATTGGTGTATTGGATTGGGAAATGGCAACGGTGGGCGATCCTTTGATGGATTTAGGGAACAGCTTAGCCTACTGGGTGCAAGTGGACGACGATGCTCAGTTTCAAATGATGCGCCGCCAGCCGACGCATATACCGGGAATGCTTACCCGTGATGAAGTGGTGGACTACTATCTAGAGAAAACCGGACGTAACGTCGAGAGCTTCGTTTTTTACGAAGTCTATGGCTTGTTCCGTTTAGCGGTAATTATTCAACAAATTTATTATCGTTATTTTCATGGTCAAACCAAAGATAAACGCTTTGCGGGTTTTGTTCATGCAGCGAAATATTTAGAAGCTCGTTGCTTGGCAAAAATTAAGGCTGCTTAA
- a CDS encoding SDR family oxidoreductase has translation MKRILITGGASGLGKALAEKYAQQGFGVCIADINQEDGEALAAALSSKYSNDCFYHRLDVTSEDEWQIIQQAIGERWQGLDIIVNNAGVASSGDIDQLPMADFQWTLDVNVMGVAKGCYTFVPMLKKSKGHVVNVASIAGLIHMSSMSAYNTSKAAVVAMSETLLSELAPFGVGVSVVCPAFFKTNLTDSMRATHEGGIKIANKLMERSSIQAEDVARMVYQGVSSNKFYVVTHPKETWLWRIKRFIPSLYFAYMKRTAKKFHAKANQG, from the coding sequence ATGAAACGTATTTTAATCACAGGTGGTGCCAGCGGTTTGGGCAAAGCCTTAGCCGAAAAGTATGCTCAGCAAGGTTTTGGTGTCTGCATTGCCGATATTAATCAAGAAGACGGTGAAGCCTTGGCTGCAGCATTAAGTAGCAAATACAGTAATGACTGTTTTTATCATAGGCTAGATGTGACGAGTGAAGACGAATGGCAGATCATTCAGCAAGCGATTGGCGAGCGCTGGCAAGGTCTCGACATTATTGTCAACAATGCGGGTGTTGCCTCTAGTGGTGATATTGATCAACTACCAATGGCAGACTTTCAATGGACGCTGGACGTCAATGTCATGGGTGTAGCGAAGGGGTGTTACACCTTTGTGCCCATGCTAAAGAAAAGTAAAGGACACGTAGTCAATGTTGCATCTATCGCGGGTTTGATTCATATGTCGAGCATGTCTGCGTACAACACTTCAAAAGCAGCGGTTGTTGCAATGTCCGAAACGCTATTGTCCGAACTTGCTCCATTTGGAGTGGGTGTAAGTGTGGTTTGTCCGGCATTTTTCAAAACCAATTTAACTGACAGCATGCGAGCGACACATGAAGGCGGTATCAAAATCGCTAACAAACTGATGGAGAGGTCTTCTATTCAAGCAGAAGATGTCGCGCGTATGGTTTACCAAGGTGTTAGTAGCAATAAGTTTTACGTAGTCACTCACCCTAAAGAGACTTGGTTGTGGCGTATAAAGCGCTTCATTCCTAGCTTATATTTTGCTTATATGAAGCGCACGGCTAAAAAGTTTCATGCTAAAGCGAATCAGGGGTAA